From Clavelina lepadiformis chromosome 9, kaClaLepa1.1, whole genome shotgun sequence, the proteins below share one genomic window:
- the LOC143471079 gene encoding adenosine receptor A1-like yields the protein MLPVVIVCIFIFAGRITGQTTENEVESGLDQRNLFLLTNQAGEEELLRIIAEMKKMQMTTATTRVPPVGKNATEMLMNDTTSTVTLGPFRALPEELLNTTCGAFPACTVQYISEENRTIDLVVHCDRPVASFIAALTIILCVIIVLCNLLIIVVTLRTKSLRRPNGCFKLSLAAADLVAGAIVLPSAIYNIFNEISYSDVEPFPLSSIMSRYTATAVVCGIAGILSSVAAVYSLLLLAIDNFLSMRWPLQYRIGDVMTKTRAIVAVLIIWLFAIMVSAFPILSNDFIEYGLNYVTMQYIPVIKPSSIPNIFKYWHAVVYVIFVWGIPFVATWTLTIMSSMESNRMLKGLRQARDHSMPSASALDKVERNFRRTVAVVLVMFTVTVLPVLIVLLYIAFSPPGYCFSGPASIAFFISSYILICGRFLNVIIYNIFHKEFREASWAFYADILNCCGCGDKFYPGSRKRTMSKSDASEKKPFRVHKSGRGKNELKAPTTKTRSTSVNGDATGSSITPSSREQRPSDSSVDTAKTSPEPKV from the exons ATGTTGCCTGTAGTTATAGTTTGTATCTTTATCTTCGCTGGAAGAATAACCGGACAAACAACGGAAAATGAG GTCGAAAGTGGTTTAGatcagagaaatctttttCTCCTCACCAATCAAGCAGGTGAAGAGGAACTTTTAAGGATCATCGCAGAAATGAAAAAGATGCAGATGACCACAGCGACCACCA GAGTGCCGCCAGTTGGCAAAAACGCTACAGAAATGCTGATGAATGACACCACGAGCACGGTAACCCTGGGACCGTTCCGAGCTTTGCCCGAGGAGTTGTTAAACACAACGTGTGGTGCTTTTCCGGCTTGCACTGTGCAGTACATCTCTGAGGAAAACCGCACCATAGATCTGGTTGTCCACTGCGACAGACCGGTCGCTTCGTTCATTGCCGCCTTGACAATTATTTTGTGCGTAATAATTGTCTTGTGCAACCTGCTAATTATTGTCGTCACTCTTCGAACAAAGTCACTGAGGAGACCGAACGGTTGCTTTAAGTTATCTCTGGCCGCAGCAG atcTTGTCGCCGGAGCCATTGTGTTGCCATCCGCCatttataacattttcaaCGAGATTTCGTACAGTGACGTAGAACCCTTTCCGCTTTCCAGTATCATGTCAAGATACACAGCAACTGCGGTAGTCTGTGGTATTGCAGGGATTTTGAGCTCAGTGGCTGCAGTGTACAG CCTGCTGCTTCTGGCAATCGACAATTTTCTATCCATGAGATGGCCTTTGCAATACCGCATCGGCGACGTCATGACCAAAACCAGGGCGATTGTCGCAGTGCTGATCATTTGGTTGTTTGCGATCATGGTATCTGCTTTCCCCATTTTGTCTAATGACTTCATTGAATATGGACTCaactacgtcacaatgcaatACATTCCCGTTATCAAACCG aGTTCCAttccaaatattttcaa GTACTGGCACGCGGTCGTCTACGTCATATTCGTGTGGGGAATACCTTTCGTTGCGACATGGACACTCACGATTATGAGCTCAATGGAAAGCAACAGAATGCTCAAAGGATTACGTCAGGCACGTGACCACAGCATGCCATCAGCGAGCGCTCTTGATAAAGTCGAACGCAATTTCCGCCGCACTGTCGCCGTTGTCCTGGTCATGTTTACGGTCACGGTCCTACCAGTGCTGATTGTGCTCCTGTACATTGCCTTCAGTCCACCAGGTTATTGTTTCAGCGGCCCTGCCTCTATCGCTTTCTTTATCAGCAGCTACATCCTCATCTGCGGAAGATTCCTCAACGTCATCATATACAACATCTTCCACAAGGAGTTCAGAGAAGCTTCCTGGGCATTCTATGCGGACATCTTGAACTGCTGCGGATGCGGCGACAAATTCTATCCAGGATCGAGGAAGAGAACCATGAGCAAGTCAGACGCCTCCGAGAAGAAGCCCTTCCGGGTTCACAAGAGCGGCAGAGGAAAGAACG